From Apium graveolens cultivar Ventura chromosome 9, ASM990537v1, whole genome shotgun sequence, the proteins below share one genomic window:
- the LOC141686959 gene encoding root phototropism protein 3-like — MWDSESDSVGGRDYGNGVLTTSKHGVKTEGFEQRGQSWFVATDVPSDFLVQIGDVSFHLHKYPLLSRSGKMNRIIYESREVELSKIALDELPGGPEAFELAAKFCYGIAVDLTATNISGLRCAAEYLEMTEDLEEGNLIFKTEAFLSYVVLSSWRDSILVLKSCEKLSPWAENLQIVRRCSESIAWKACANPKGIRWQYTGKPPKISSPSWKEMKDSSPSRSHQVPSDWWFEDVSILRIDHFVRVINAIKVKGMRFELLGASLTNYAVKWLPGFMKDGPGSVLDEGSNSSHSNSSGGSSWKGGLHMIVAGTKDDPPPVHTKDQRMIVESLISIIPPQKDSVSCSFLLRLLKMANMSKVAPALVTELEKRVGMQFEQAALSDLLIPSYSKSESTYDVDLVQRLLEHFLVQEQTESSSPGRQSMYDGTQRGSNPNAKMRVARLLDSYLTEVSRDRNLSMTKFQVLAEALPESARTCDDGLYRAIDSYLKAHPTLSEHERKRLCRVMDCQKLSIDACLHAAQNERLPLRVVVQVLFSEQVKISNAIANNSLKEAGDTQYQPIVSNRNTLLEATPLSFQEGWATAKKDINTLKFELETVKTKYLELQNDMETLQRQFDKIVKPKHTSAWTSGWKKLSKMTKMTNLENHESGSQNIPNAEQTRKTPRRWRNSIS, encoded by the exons ATGTGGGATTCTGAGAGTGACTCAGTTGGTGGCAGAGATTATGGCAATGGAGTTCTTACTACTAGCAAGCATGGTGTCAAGACTGAAGGATTTGAACAAAGAGGCCAGTCTTG GTTTGTTGCAACTGATGTTCCAAGTGATTTTCTAGTTCAGATTGGAGATGTTTCTTTCCACTTGCACAAG TATCCTTTGCTTTCAAGAAGTGGAAAGATGAACAGAATTATATATGAATCTCGCGAGGTAGAGTTGAGTAAGATTGCTTTGGATGAGCTTCCTGGTGGACCGGAGGCTTTTGAGCTAGCAGCAAAGTTCTGCTATGGAATTGCTGTTGATTTAACAGCAACGAATATATCTGGCCTAAGGTGTGCAGCAGAATATCTTGAAATGACTGAGGACTTGGAAGAAGGGAACCTTATATTCAAAACGGAAGCTTTTCTCAGCTACGTGGTATTGTCATCATGGAGAGATTCTATACTAGTATTGAAAAGCTGTGAGAAGCTATCACCTTGGGCTGAAAATCTCCAGATTGTAAGGAGATGTAGTGAGTCCATTGCGTGGAAAGCTTGTGCCAACCCGAAAGGAATAAGATGGCAGTATACGGGGAAGCCCCCAAAAATTTCTAGCCCAAGTTGGAAGGAAATGAAGGATTCAAGCCCAAGTAGAAGTCATCAAGTCCCTTCAGATTGGTGGTTTGAAGATGTTTCCATTCTTCGAATTGATCATTTTGTTAGAGTCATTAATGCAATCAAAGTAAAGGGGATGAGATTCGAACTGCTTGGTGCTTCACTAACAAACTATGCAGTCAAATGGCTCCCGGGGTTCATGAAAGATGGGCCGGGGTCAGTACTAGATGAAGGAAGTAATAGCAGCCATAGTAATAGTAGTGGTGGCAGTAGCTGGAAAGGGGGGCTTCATATGATCGTGGCAGGAACAAAAGATGATCCACCACCTGTTCACACAAAAGATCAACGAATGATTGTTGAGAGCCTGATAAGTATAATTCCTCCACAAAAGGATAGTGTTTCCTGTAGTTTCCTTCTTCGGCTGTTGAAAATGGCAAATATGTCGAAAGTGGCTCCTGCTTTGGTTACTGAACTAGAGAAACGCGTTGGAATGCAATTTGAACAGGCTGCACTATCTGATCTTCTCATACCATCGTACAGCAAAAGTGAGAGCACCTATGATGTAGATCTTGTCCAAAGGCTTTTGGAACATTTTCTTGTTCAAGAACAAACAGAAAGTTCAAGCCCTGGTAGGCAGTCAATGTATGACGGAACTCAAAGAGGCAGTAACCCAAATGCTAAAATGAGAGTTGCAAGGCTTCTTGACAGTTACCTTACTGAGGTTTCAAGAGACAGAAACCTATCAATGACTAAATTTCAGGTACTAGCCGAGGCTTTGCCAGAATCAGCAAGAACTTGTGATGATGGACTTTATCGAGCAATTGATTCCTACCTTAAG GCCCATCCAACACTCTCAGAGCATGAAAGAAAACGTTTATGCCGTGTGATGGATTGCCAGAAGCTATCTATTGATGCTTGTCTGCATGCTGCTCAAAACGAGCGTCTCCCACTGAGAGTTGTGGTGCAAGTACTCTTCTCAGAGCAAGTTAAGATCAGCAATGCTATAGCCAACAACTCCCTCAAAGAAGCCGGAGATACGCAGTATCAACCAATTGTATCAAACAGAAACACATTACTTGAAGCAACACCTCTGTCATTTCAAGAAGGATGGGCTACAGCTAAGAAGGACATCAACACTCTCAAGTTTGAACTTGAGACTGTTAAAACCAAGTACCTTGAGCTCCAAAATGACATGGAAACATTACAGAGACAGTTCGATAAAATAGTGAAGCCGAAGCATACATCAGCATGGACTAGTGGCTGGAAGAAGCTGAGCAAGATGACTAAGATGACAAATTTAGAAAATCATGAAAGCGggtctcagaatattccaaatgCAGAACAAACTAGAAAGACGCCTAGAAGGTGGAGGAATTCCATTTCATAA